A genomic region of Candidatus Dadabacteria bacterium contains the following coding sequences:
- a CDS encoding SDR family NAD(P)-dependent oxidoreductase, protein MGRKTKQMGDGSFIDAIVIAIRDLAQPKVSEVNPVPKHVRIDGKTCLITGANSGLGRAAAAELARRGANMILACRPGHTKTCDEIKKLSGSENVEMMEVDLSDLRSVHRLCDQLSDRNMKIDIAVLNAGLALQKATRTPQGYETMFTVHFLANRVMIDRWLKDGVIRPSGQAGETPRIIFVSSEAHRSSHTIDFDRLGEFTDYKPGEGFKYYGISKLVMCTFATELSRRLNTGGRTEVAVHSMCPGGVATNISRETPLILKPIVNPLLRYFFQSPKEAIGPVIYLCCAGEAGTDTGIYLHLMQRKSVSPAAANEENGTRLWEASEPLVADSRE, encoded by the coding sequence ATGGGACGAAAAACAAAACAGATGGGCGACGGTTCCTTTATAGACGCCATAGTCATCGCAATTCGAGATCTGGCGCAACCCAAGGTATCGGAAGTGAACCCAGTTCCGAAGCACGTGCGTATCGACGGCAAAACCTGCCTGATAACCGGAGCGAACAGCGGGCTTGGCAGGGCCGCTGCCGCCGAGCTCGCGAGGCGGGGAGCAAACATGATTCTGGCCTGTCGACCCGGTCATACGAAAACATGTGACGAAATAAAGAAACTGTCCGGTTCCGAGAACGTGGAAATGATGGAAGTGGATCTCTCGGATCTTCGGTCTGTACACCGTCTCTGCGATCAGCTGAGCGACCGCAACATGAAAATTGATATCGCGGTTCTAAACGCAGGCCTGGCGCTCCAGAAGGCAACCAGAACGCCGCAGGGATACGAGACAATGTTCACGGTTCATTTCCTCGCGAATCGCGTCATGATTGACCGGTGGTTAAAAGACGGCGTGATCCGTCCGTCCGGCCAGGCCGGAGAGACCCCGCGAATTATCTTTGTCTCATCCGAAGCTCATCGGTCCTCTCATACCATCGATTTTGACCGCCTCGGGGAATTTACCGACTATAAGCCCGGAGAAGGCTTTAAGTACTACGGTATCAGTAAGCTTGTTATGTGTACGTTTGCGACTGAACTCTCGCGCCGTCTGAACACGGGCGGCAGAACTGAAGTCGCGGTTCACTCAATGTGTCCTGGGGGTGTCGCCACGAACATTTCGCGGGAAACGCCGCTCATTCTGAAACCCATAGTCAACCCGCTGCTGAGATATTTTTTTCAGTCCCCCAAAGAAGCTATCGGGCCGGTAATCTACCTGTGCTGCGCGGGGGAGGCTGGTACCGACACAGGCATCTACCTGCATTTAATGCAGCGAAAGTCCGTGTCTCCCGCGGCGGCTAACGAAGAAAACGGAACCAGGCTGTGGGAAGCAAGCGAACCCCTGGTCGCTGATTCCCGAGAGTGA
- the queA gene encoding tRNA preQ1(34) S-adenosylmethionine ribosyltransferase-isomerase QueA → MRTDQFDYDLPSRLIAQYPLSERTSSRLLVVDRKTRGFSHARFSDLRGLLRPGDLMVLNNTRVIPARLSGHVERRGVVEFLLTEKKDETRWGVLFRNPAEGLRVFLDGGVSGVLEKEPDKSWAIRFSEPVERVISSAGRMPLPPYISREPEPSDKKTYQTVYATEEGAVAAPTAGLHFDPELISDLREKGVTMKYVTLHVGEGTFRPVKDELIDNHAMHSERVSVPLETAEAVNKARAQGRRIISVGTTVTRALESAEGTTGEMRPFSGRTDLFIRPPYEFRFVDVLITNFHMPRSTLLMLVSAFCGTRELALAAYEEAKSHGYRFLSYGDSMMIV, encoded by the coding sequence ATGAGAACGGATCAATTCGACTACGATCTTCCCAGCCGGCTGATCGCCCAGTATCCGCTTTCCGAGCGCACCTCCTCAAGGCTCCTTGTGGTTGACAGGAAAACCCGGGGTTTCTCCCACGCCAGGTTCTCTGATCTTAGGGGTTTGCTTCGCCCGGGCGACCTAATGGTTCTTAACAACACCCGTGTTATTCCCGCGAGGCTTTCGGGACATGTGGAACGAAGGGGAGTCGTCGAGTTTCTTCTTACGGAGAAAAAGGATGAGACCCGGTGGGGCGTGCTTTTCAGGAATCCGGCCGAGGGTCTCAGGGTTTTCCTTGACGGAGGGGTGTCGGGTGTCCTTGAGAAGGAACCCGACAAAAGCTGGGCGATAAGATTCAGCGAACCCGTCGAGCGGGTAATCAGCAGCGCGGGACGAATGCCGCTTCCGCCCTACATATCGAGAGAACCCGAACCGTCTGATAAAAAGACCTATCAGACCGTTTACGCAACCGAGGAAGGAGCGGTCGCCGCTCCGACGGCCGGGCTTCATTTCGACCCTGAACTTATCTCGGACCTTCGCGAAAAGGGCGTTACGATGAAATATGTCACTCTGCATGTGGGAGAGGGAACTTTCAGGCCTGTAAAGGATGAGCTTATCGATAACCACGCAATGCATTCAGAGCGCGTCTCTGTTCCACTGGAGACTGCGGAGGCGGTAAACAAAGCCAGGGCGCAGGGAAGAAGGATTATTTCCGTCGGGACCACGGTTACAAGAGCCCTTGAGTCGGCAGAGGGGACCACAGGGGAGATGCGGCCTTTTTCCGGAAGGACAGATCTTTTTATAAGACCTCCTTACGAATTCAGGTTTGTAGATGTTCTTATAACCAATTTCCATATGCCCCGCTCAACCCTTCTTATGCTTGTCTCCGCGTTCTGCGGCACAAGGGAACTTGCCCTTGCCGCTTATGAGGAGGCGAAATCGCACGGTTACAGATTCCTGAGTTACGGCGACTCGATGATGATAGTGTGA
- a CDS encoding site-specific integrase encodes MTISADKKVFYNEVVSSALALNTRLAYNKGWLCFEDYCLSRNIDPFSITPEQTADFIIDLATQPRPNSGKMLSMGTISLYRSGINKKYADAEKTSPMNHPKVVAAFKGLARIKGAAPRRVNALREHDIKRMLDQCADTPIGRRDAAILSVGFSGALRRSEICALTINDVEFIEPQNVKDSWKMFIYIRRSKTDQEGRGHKIAIPEGRYVKPINRLQDWLQASEITEGPLFQTMKRGGHIRGSPMHHSDIPRLVKHYAALIGLDPKQVSGHSLRAGFVTSAAVHRARLDKIMEVTRHSNPSTVMRYIRDVDYFVDHAGEKFL; translated from the coding sequence ATGACGATATCAGCAGACAAAAAGGTTTTCTATAACGAGGTGGTTTCTTCCGCCTTGGCACTGAATACTCGCTTAGCATACAACAAGGGCTGGCTTTGTTTTGAAGATTACTGCCTCTCCCGAAACATAGATCCGTTTTCCATAACACCGGAACAAACAGCCGATTTCATAATTGACCTAGCAACCCAGCCTCGTCCGAATAGCGGAAAAATGCTTTCAATGGGAACGATTTCACTTTACAGGAGCGGAATAAACAAAAAATACGCCGATGCCGAAAAAACCTCCCCTATGAACCATCCGAAGGTGGTAGCTGCATTCAAAGGGCTGGCAAGAATCAAGGGTGCTGCGCCCCGCCGCGTAAACGCGCTCAGGGAACACGACATCAAAAGAATGCTGGATCAGTGTGCCGACACACCTATTGGCCGACGTGACGCGGCAATACTGTCTGTCGGATTTTCCGGAGCCCTGAGACGCTCTGAAATCTGCGCACTGACCATAAATGACGTTGAGTTTATAGAACCACAGAACGTGAAAGATTCATGGAAGATGTTTATCTATATACGAAGATCAAAAACTGACCAAGAAGGCAGGGGACACAAGATCGCGATACCGGAAGGAAGGTATGTAAAACCGATAAACCGGCTTCAGGACTGGCTGCAAGCATCAGAAATTACGGAAGGCCCCCTTTTTCAGACGATGAAACGGGGAGGTCATATTAGAGGTTCTCCGATGCACCATTCGGATATTCCGAGGCTCGTAAAGCATTACGCTGCACTCATCGGTCTGGACCCGAAACAGGTGTCAGGACATTCACTTCGCGCGGGGTTTGTTACAAGCGCGGCCGTTCACCGTGCGCGTCTCGACAAGATAATGGAAGTTACAAGACACTCAAATCCTTCTACTGTGATGAGATATATAAGGGATGTCGATTATTTCGTGGATCATGCTGGAGAAAAATTCCTGTGA
- a CDS encoding argininosuccinate synthase, with translation MSEKNKIVLAYSGGLDTSVILKWLVNEYDSDVIAYVADIGQKEDLQEAERKAWDTGACAVFIEDLRDEFVRDYVFPAISANAVYEGSYLLGTSIARPLIAKRQIEIAKREGAFAVSHGATGKGNDQVRFELTFYALHPDIKIIAPWREWDFKSRTDLVNYARENGIDVTVTEKKPYSCDRNLLHTSYEGGVLEDPWAEAPEDMFEMTVSPEAAPDRPVYVEIGFESGIPVSVDGEKLSPSALLSCLNDVAGANGVGRVDIVENRFVGMKSRGVYETPGGTILHAAHRALESITMDREVMRLRDSLIPKISEIIYYGFWFSPEMEMLSAAIRESQKDVSGTVRLKLYKGNVTVCGRKSPNSLYSENLATFEEDSIYDQSDATGFIRLNSLRLSVKKLLEGK, from the coding sequence ATGTCTGAGAAAAACAAGATAGTTCTTGCCTATTCCGGGGGACTTGACACCTCGGTAATCCTGAAATGGCTCGTAAACGAGTACGACTCCGATGTTATAGCCTACGTGGCTGACATAGGACAGAAAGAAGATCTGCAGGAAGCGGAACGGAAAGCCTGGGATACCGGCGCGTGCGCGGTATTCATTGAAGACTTAAGAGACGAGTTCGTAAGGGACTACGTTTTCCCCGCGATAAGCGCAAACGCCGTGTATGAGGGCAGCTACCTTCTTGGCACTTCCATAGCCCGTCCCCTTATAGCGAAAAGGCAGATCGAGATAGCAAAGCGCGAGGGGGCCTTCGCGGTTTCCCACGGAGCGACGGGCAAGGGAAACGACCAGGTCCGCTTCGAACTTACCTTCTACGCTCTGCACCCCGACATAAAGATCATAGCCCCGTGGCGCGAGTGGGATTTCAAATCAAGAACCGACCTTGTGAATTACGCAAGGGAAAACGGAATAGACGTCACGGTGACCGAGAAAAAACCCTACAGCTGCGACCGCAACCTCCTTCATACAAGTTATGAGGGAGGAGTTCTGGAAGACCCGTGGGCCGAGGCGCCCGAGGATATGTTCGAGATGACGGTTTCTCCAGAGGCTGCTCCCGACCGACCGGTCTACGTGGAAATCGGGTTTGAAAGCGGTATTCCTGTTTCAGTTGACGGGGAGAAGCTTTCTCCCTCGGCGCTTCTTTCCTGCCTGAACGATGTCGCCGGAGCAAACGGCGTCGGGAGGGTAGACATTGTTGAAAACAGGTTCGTCGGCATGAAGTCAAGGGGAGTGTACGAGACCCCGGGCGGCACGATTCTTCACGCGGCGCACAGGGCTCTTGAGTCGATCACCATGGACAGGGAAGTGATGCGTCTTCGGGATTCCCTGATTCCGAAGATATCGGAAATTATCTACTACGGTTTCTGGTTTTCTCCAGAGATGGAAATGCTGAGCGCCGCCATCCGGGAGAGCCAGAAGGACGTAAGCGGCACGGTAAGGCTCAAGCTTTACAAGGGGAACGTCACAGTATGCGGGAGAAAATCTCCGAATTCGCTTTACAGCGAGAACCTGGCGACCTTCGAGGAGGATTCGATTTACGACCAGTCAGACGCTACCGGGTTCATAAGGCTGAACTCCCTCCGCCTTTCCGTGAAAAAACTTCTTGAGGGTAAATAG
- a CDS encoding SDR family oxidoreductase: protein MATVVTGATGFIGSHITRKLVERGDRVKVLVRKTSNTKNIDSLDVEKVYGDVGDPDSLKAAFSGCDTLFHTAGFVSFKKSDHQKMLDINVRGAANVLSAAMDVGVSKVVFTSSVAAIGVERDGSPVTESTQYDLYSEGIGYMNCKYLAEREAVSFSEKGLPVVITNPSVVLGAGDIYLSSSGSVMWFCKKRFPGYMDGTFNLVDVEDVANGHLLAEKNGKPGERYILANENVNVQGYFALLEEITGISAPKIKIPYIFAYTTAFLLERVLGLGFPNYSTLDIDSIKLSRHNWHADNSKAVSEIGFTVTPIEQTIRKTVEWFRDNGYLK, encoded by the coding sequence ATGGCGACAGTAGTCACGGGAGCGACCGGGTTTATAGGGTCGCATATAACCAGAAAGCTGGTTGAAAGAGGAGACAGGGTCAAGGTTCTCGTCAGAAAGACGAGCAATACTAAAAACATAGATTCTCTCGATGTTGAGAAGGTCTACGGGGATGTTGGAGATCCCGACTCTCTTAAGGCCGCTTTTTCCGGATGCGACACGCTTTTCCATACGGCCGGGTTCGTGTCGTTTAAGAAGTCGGATCACCAGAAAATGCTGGATATAAACGTGCGCGGCGCGGCGAATGTTCTCTCCGCCGCCATGGACGTGGGCGTATCCAAGGTTGTTTTCACAAGCAGCGTGGCCGCAATTGGCGTTGAGCGTGACGGCTCTCCGGTGACCGAATCCACCCAGTACGATCTTTACTCCGAGGGGATAGGGTATATGAACTGCAAGTACCTGGCGGAAAGGGAGGCTGTGAGCTTCAGCGAAAAGGGGCTTCCGGTGGTTATAACCAATCCTTCAGTGGTTCTCGGCGCGGGGGACATCTATCTTTCAAGCTCTGGGTCGGTTATGTGGTTCTGCAAGAAAAGGTTTCCAGGCTACATGGACGGCACCTTTAACCTTGTCGATGTTGAGGACGTTGCGAACGGACACCTGCTTGCCGAGAAGAACGGAAAGCCCGGAGAGCGCTACATACTCGCGAACGAAAATGTCAATGTGCAGGGTTATTTCGCTCTTCTGGAAGAGATAACCGGCATCTCCGCTCCCAAAATCAAGATCCCCTACATATTTGCTTACACCACCGCGTTTCTCCTTGAGAGGGTTCTGGGACTCGGATTTCCGAATTATTCCACGCTTGACATCGATTCCATAAAGCTTTCGAGGCATAACTGGCACGCTGACAATTCAAAGGCCGTAAGCGAAATCGGATTCACTGTGACTCCGATCGAGCAGACTATACGCAAGACCGTTGAGTGGTTCAGGGACAACGGCTATCTGAAGTAA
- a CDS encoding SRPBCC domain-containing protein, which produces MGINREVRTDRIQIDAPIDFVWDVLTDVENYGEWNPFTPRARTDFKIGAPVHLLVRMWPSKFRITETLCAFEKPRLLSWSRNFGTSWLLFVVREQHLEPVSDTSCSYHNVDLLSGLLSPFVTLFFGGYMRRGFGDVGTGLKLRAETLYRETKN; this is translated from the coding sequence ATGGGCATCAATAGGGAAGTACGTACCGACCGTATTCAGATCGACGCACCCATTGACTTTGTTTGGGATGTCCTGACTGACGTCGAGAATTACGGCGAGTGGAATCCGTTCACACCTCGAGCCAGAACCGATTTTAAAATCGGGGCGCCCGTTCATTTACTGGTAAGAATGTGGCCCTCAAAATTCAGAATAACTGAAACTTTATGCGCATTTGAAAAACCACGTCTTCTTTCCTGGAGCAGGAATTTCGGAACTTCCTGGCTCTTGTTTGTGGTGCGAGAACAGCATCTGGAACCTGTAAGCGACACAAGCTGCAGCTACCATAATGTCGACCTGTTAAGCGGCCTACTTTCACCATTCGTCACGCTGTTCTTCGGCGGTTACATGCGTCGCGGGTTTGGCGATGTAGGAACGGGATTAAAACTCCGCGCAGAAACTCTGTATAGGGAGACGAAAAACTGA
- a CDS encoding DUF1214 domain-containing protein, which produces MFRRISLFIWKLRGKTEADLAAQRVVSGKSWDEFCDTLKAAGAALNFPKAPRDAFSQAEGYRYLSRIARAGLMAFIEHADPKAPVLHRVVNETTKLGADNPDNFYQTAALSGEYEYKITGRRNNIAYLSFGTQSGNYGQGRGLPPTGHIESDQIETDEDGYFELILSCEPQSKNWLPMTPETGTLLVRQTFLDRETETPADLRIERINCSEDERRPSSLTPKQLDEGLKTTGTLVAGAPLLFAKWARDFQKHTNELPMFDPEVSLAAGGDPNIVYYHSHWKVAEDEALLIEVTPPECEHWNFQLNNYWMESLDYRYHTIHTNKHLARCEDDGSVRLVVAHENPGHPNWLQTAGHSSGTMCFRWVRASEHPQPRTRLVKLTDLKQLLS; this is translated from the coding sequence ATGTTTCGACGGATATCTCTTTTCATCTGGAAGCTGCGCGGCAAAACAGAAGCCGACCTGGCCGCCCAGCGGGTAGTCAGCGGAAAGTCCTGGGATGAGTTCTGCGATACCTTAAAGGCCGCGGGAGCTGCCTTGAATTTTCCGAAAGCGCCCAGAGACGCATTCAGCCAGGCGGAAGGGTATCGGTACTTAAGCCGCATCGCCCGGGCCGGACTGATGGCATTTATCGAGCATGCCGACCCGAAAGCGCCCGTGCTTCATCGCGTAGTCAACGAAACAACCAAGCTGGGTGCGGACAATCCCGATAACTTCTACCAGACAGCGGCGCTCAGCGGCGAGTATGAGTACAAAATCACGGGGCGGCGCAATAATATTGCTTACCTGAGCTTCGGCACCCAGTCCGGCAACTACGGGCAGGGACGAGGGCTGCCTCCAACAGGGCATATAGAGTCTGACCAGATAGAAACCGATGAAGACGGGTACTTTGAACTGATACTCAGCTGTGAACCTCAAAGCAAGAACTGGCTACCCATGACACCGGAAACCGGCACATTGCTGGTGCGCCAGACTTTTCTTGATCGCGAAACAGAAACTCCGGCGGACTTGAGAATAGAACGGATCAACTGTTCTGAAGATGAACGTCGCCCTTCTTCATTGACGCCAAAACAGCTCGACGAAGGACTGAAAACCACGGGGACGCTCGTGGCAGGCGCGCCGCTGCTGTTTGCCAAGTGGGCTCGTGATTTCCAAAAGCACACCAACGAACTGCCGATGTTTGATCCGGAAGTATCGCTGGCCGCCGGGGGTGATCCCAATATCGTTTACTACCACAGTCACTGGAAAGTGGCGGAGGACGAAGCGCTGCTGATAGAAGTAACGCCGCCTGAGTGCGAACACTGGAACTTCCAGTTAAACAACTACTGGATGGAATCGCTCGACTACCGCTATCACACGATACACACTAACAAGCACCTTGCCCGCTGCGAAGATGACGGTTCCGTGCGCCTAGTGGTAGCTCACGAGAATCCCGGCCATCCCAACTGGCTCCAGACAGCCGGACATTCTTCCGGCACGATGTGCTTCAGGTGGGTGCGCGCCAGTGAACATCCTCAACCACGGACCAGACTGGTCAAGTTAACTGACCTTAAGCAGCTGCTTAGCTGA
- a CDS encoding SDR family NAD(P)-dependent oxidoreductase, giving the protein MSGRNVIVTGAAPNSIGYETARILASWGAAVVVTSTDDIELMENSLREDLRTIGADEKKIKARRLDLCDVDSVNDFTTWYRKNYNDRLHVLVNNAGIHKNILNPRKKPPMTKDGFEIHWRTNFLGTFHLTSLLLPVLKQSGLESGDARIVNVTSHLHDRVKNKSMFDDDGDYHSWDAYGLSKLALIHFTFEIQRRFAEKYNLQSAAVHPGSVMTNLMQTQEYEGKVGYILNRISCALASVVLLRPVFGAQTSVMCASKYPFQGGKYYVRCEGAESSGDTKDRDVSKLLWDNSDAWVGTLGGSSEDGHQ; this is encoded by the coding sequence ATGTCGGGTCGGAACGTTATTGTGACAGGCGCCGCTCCCAATTCAATCGGTTATGAAACGGCCAGGATCCTCGCAAGCTGGGGAGCTGCAGTAGTTGTCACCAGTACTGACGATATTGAACTGATGGAAAACTCCTTGAGGGAAGACTTGAGAACCATCGGCGCCGACGAGAAAAAGATTAAAGCCCGCAGGTTAGACCTCTGCGATGTCGACAGCGTCAATGATTTCACGACGTGGTACCGGAAAAATTACAACGACCGGCTGCACGTACTTGTCAATAACGCGGGGATTCACAAGAATATCCTTAATCCGAGAAAAAAGCCGCCCATGACGAAAGACGGTTTCGAAATTCACTGGCGGACAAACTTCCTCGGAACTTTTCACCTGACGAGCCTGCTGCTTCCGGTTCTCAAGCAGAGCGGTCTTGAAAGCGGAGACGCGCGGATTGTGAACGTGACTTCCCACCTGCACGACAGAGTGAAAAACAAGAGCATGTTTGACGATGACGGGGACTATCACTCCTGGGACGCTTACGGGCTGTCAAAACTGGCGTTAATCCACTTTACTTTCGAGATCCAGAGGCGGTTTGCCGAAAAGTACAACCTCCAGTCGGCAGCAGTGCACCCCGGCTCTGTTATGACTAATCTTATGCAGACCCAGGAATACGAAGGAAAGGTCGGGTATATTCTAAACAGAATCAGTTGCGCGCTCGCGTCTGTTGTCCTGCTGCGCCCGGTATTCGGCGCGCAGACTTCTGTTATGTGCGCCAGCAAGTACCCGTTTCAAGGTGGAAAATATTATGTGCGCTGCGAGGGAGCGGAATCATCCGGCGATACGAAAGACCGGGATGTGTCGAAACTTCTGTGGGACAACTCAGATGCATGGGTTGGAACTTTAGGCGGGAGCAGTGAAGATGGGCATCAATAG
- a CDS encoding site-specific DNA-methyltransferase yields MIEAGKMKNYSGLIDEWLNQIHYGDCLNIMRDMPSDSVDLIVTSPPYADARKRTYGGIKPDEYVKWFCTRANEMFRILKPTGSFVLNIKEKCVDGERHTYVLDLMLAMKREVGFRWVEEYIWHKTTSAPGKWKYRFRDSWERLIHFSKTKDIKMNQDEVKVPIGDWTESRLKNMSDNDKQRMESATDSGIGRKIEAWDGKSLVYPSNVLYRAPICHNTGHSAAFPEWLPEFFIKLFTKSSSNCHLVPQLTVSVEY; encoded by the coding sequence ATGATTGAAGCAGGAAAAATGAAAAATTATTCGGGGCTAATAGATGAATGGTTAAATCAAATACATTATGGAGATTGCTTAAATATCATGCGGGACATGCCATCCGACAGTGTGGACTTAATAGTTACTTCCCCTCCGTATGCTGACGCTCGGAAACGAACTTACGGGGGAATAAAACCCGACGAATATGTAAAATGGTTTTGTACCCGTGCTAATGAAATGTTCCGTATTCTGAAGCCTACTGGATCATTTGTTCTCAATATCAAGGAAAAATGTGTAGATGGCGAAAGACATACATACGTTCTTGATCTTATGCTAGCCATGAAACGGGAAGTGGGATTTAGATGGGTTGAAGAATATATATGGCATAAAACAACATCAGCACCGGGTAAATGGAAATATAGATTTAGGGATTCTTGGGAACGTTTGATTCATTTCTCCAAGACTAAAGATATAAAAATGAATCAGGATGAAGTAAAAGTTCCCATAGGAGACTGGACGGAATCTCGACTAAAAAACATGAGTGATAATGATAAACAAAGGATGGAGTCTGCCACTGATTCTGGTATCGGACGAAAAATAGAAGCGTGGGATGGGAAATCTTTAGTGTACCCTTCAAATGTTCTCTATCGTGCTCCTATTTGTCACAATACTGGACATAGTGCTGCTTTCCCGGAATGGTTACCGGAGTTCTTTATAAAGTTGTTTACCAAGAGCAGTTCTAACTGCCATTTAGTTCCTCAACTCACAGTCTCGGTGGAATACTAG
- a CDS encoding DNA methyltransferase — protein MVLTCNHLYTYHPPAISIPWIVKLFTDEKDIVLDPFIGSGTTFRVAKQLNRLPIGIEINPKTKVLL, from the coding sequence ATAGTTCTGACCTGTAATCATCTATATACATACCACCCTCCCGCTATAAGTATTCCATGGATAGTAAAGTTGTTTACTGATGAGAAGGATATTGTTCTTGATCCATTTATAGGTTCAGGAACAACATTTCGTGTGGCAAAACAACTTAATCGGCTTCCTATTGGGATTGAAATTAACCCTAAAACAAAGGTTTTATTATGA
- a CDS encoding sulfotransferase: MARKNLETSTDYENPYRPLPVRIFNSVGKLSEKLGLSSSLNIEKFTSAAIRKAGLRDFGDDGHSEALEVLVNSINQEAELTPTGRLIQKIRLTGALVHRLRIEELLKQHPEIHEIDLGKIILITGLQRSGTTILHRLLNSHPDIRGVSGTEALNPLPAKNRAGGAIARNAQAVIAQQLISYLSPQFMAVHPIDHKEPEEDVMLLDLNFMSQAPEATMRVPGYSRWLEEQDHTRTYEYFRKVLKILCWQRPASTWVLKTPHHMEYLDVFLKVFPAATVVQTHRDPRKTMPSFCSMVAHNRGIFSDHVDPGEIARHWSRKARRMVESTIRFRDKADADRFVDVSYYDLMKDPVAELHRIYLRAGVNFDAEATRQAEIFMKRNPQNRFGRHVYRLSDFGLSEEIIEDHFSFYREKHKIPFE; this comes from the coding sequence ATGGCCAGAAAGAACCTGGAGACTTCTACAGACTATGAGAATCCCTACCGTCCCCTTCCCGTCAGGATTTTCAATTCCGTCGGGAAGCTAAGTGAAAAGCTCGGATTGTCGAGTTCTTTGAATATTGAAAAGTTCACCTCAGCCGCGATCCGGAAAGCGGGGCTTCGGGATTTTGGCGACGACGGGCACTCCGAGGCGCTTGAAGTTTTAGTAAATTCGATTAATCAAGAGGCCGAGCTTACTCCGACCGGCAGGCTGATACAGAAAATCCGACTCACAGGCGCGCTGGTTCACCGCCTCCGGATTGAGGAACTGCTGAAACAACACCCCGAAATACACGAGATCGATCTGGGGAAGATTATCCTGATCACGGGACTGCAGCGCAGCGGAACGACAATACTGCACAGGCTGCTGAATTCCCATCCGGATATCCGAGGCGTGTCGGGCACAGAAGCGCTCAACCCGCTGCCGGCAAAAAACAGGGCCGGAGGAGCGATCGCCCGAAACGCGCAGGCGGTCATCGCGCAGCAGCTGATTTCGTATCTGTCCCCGCAATTCATGGCGGTTCACCCCATTGACCACAAGGAGCCGGAAGAAGACGTAATGCTCCTTGATCTTAACTTTATGAGTCAGGCGCCGGAAGCCACAATGCGCGTGCCGGGCTACTCCCGATGGCTTGAGGAACAGGACCATACACGGACCTATGAGTATTTCCGCAAGGTGCTGAAGATCCTGTGCTGGCAGCGCCCCGCCAGCACCTGGGTGCTGAAAACTCCGCACCACATGGAATATCTGGATGTGTTTCTCAAGGTTTTCCCCGCGGCGACAGTCGTGCAGACCCACCGCGATCCCCGAAAAACCATGCCCTCTTTCTGCAGCATGGTTGCTCACAACCGCGGGATATTCAGCGACCACGTGGACCCGGGGGAAATCGCGAGACACTGGTCAAGAAAGGCCCGCCGGATGGTCGAGTCAACCATCCGGTTCCGGGACAAAGCGGATGCTGATCGATTCGTTGACGTTTCGTACTACGACCTGATGAAGGATCCGGTTGCCGAGCTTCACCGGATTTACCTGAGGGCCGGGGTGAATTTTGACGCCGAGGCGACGCGGCAAGCCGAGATTTTCATGAAGAGAAATCCGCAAAACCGCTTCGGCAGGCACGTCTACCGTTTAAGTGATTTCGGGTTGAGCGAGGAAATTATTGAAGATCATTTCTCTTTTTATCGCGAAAAGCATAAAATTCCTTTTGAGTAG
- a CDS encoding Eco47II family restriction endonuclease — protein sequence MIDWIAEEDFNKAVNQLTSEALKTSTEAEKRHIKNVVDPFSAILIAATFRIQQSDELKSVQQAESSVRGMSNALGKFHQTVLGSVEGWDNHDSGYDLECESQSVIAEVKNKWNTMNAGNREKVEDDLKTAIRQKKGEWNAYLVQIIPKRPLRFKKQLGKNFYETDGASFYHIVTGEPNALHDLFDCLCERVAPSGDVVAYCKRIMSSSIPPRL from the coding sequence ATGATTGACTGGATTGCTGAAGAAGATTTTAATAAGGCAGTAAATCAATTAACTTCAGAAGCATTGAAGACATCAACAGAAGCAGAAAAAAGACATATAAAGAATGTTGTTGACCCTTTCTCAGCTATTCTTATAGCAGCTACATTCAGGATTCAGCAGTCAGATGAACTTAAGAGTGTCCAACAAGCTGAATCCAGTGTTCGAGGAATGAGTAATGCATTAGGAAAATTTCATCAAACTGTTTTAGGTTCAGTGGAAGGTTGGGATAATCATGATTCGGGATATGACTTAGAATGTGAATCTCAGAGTGTTATAGCGGAAGTCAAAAATAAGTGGAATACAATGAATGCAGGTAATCGGGAAAAAGTTGAGGATGATCTCAAAACCGCAATCCGACAAAAGAAAGGAGAATGGAATGCGTATCTTGTTCAGATTATCCCTAAACGTCCTTTACGATTTAAAAAACAACTAGGCAAAAATTTTTACGAAACTGACGGAGCTTCGTTTTACCATATAGTTACGGGGGAACCTAATGCTCTCCATGATCTATTTGATTGTTTGTGTGAAAGAGTAGCCCCTTCGGGCGATGTCGTTGCGTATTGTAAAAGAATTATGTCTTCTAGTATTCCACCGAGACTGTGA